One Curtobacterium sp. MCLR17_032 genomic window carries:
- a CDS encoding GntG family PLP-dependent aldolase, whose product MIDLRSDTVTRPTPAMRRAMAEAEVGDDVFGEDPETTLLEQEVAALLGHEAGLFTPSGSMANQLGLRLLVGPGEELLADVQAHVVRAELGAAAVFSGITTRTWASERGRLVARSVAEIAEPNAGAYSVSTTAIAVENTHNFGGGTVQPPDQVRAVQDFAREHGIGLHLDGARLWNAHVASGTPFRELAGGFDTVSVCLSKGLGAPVGSVLVSTAERIAAARIWRKRYGGGMRQTGILAAGARYALRSHVDRMAEDHANARVIAAALDVDPATVDTNIVFAEVSDPAAFVAAAADAGVRVMQLGRTTVRLVTHLDVSAADAEHAARVLATLPR is encoded by the coding sequence CCGGAGACCACCCTGCTCGAGCAGGAGGTCGCGGCGCTGCTGGGGCACGAGGCCGGGCTGTTCACGCCGTCCGGCTCGATGGCGAACCAGCTCGGGCTGCGGCTGCTCGTCGGCCCGGGCGAGGAACTGCTCGCCGACGTGCAGGCCCACGTCGTCCGCGCCGAACTGGGGGCCGCCGCGGTGTTCTCCGGCATCACGACCCGGACCTGGGCCTCCGAGCGCGGTCGCCTGGTCGCGCGGTCGGTGGCCGAGATCGCCGAGCCGAACGCCGGCGCCTACTCGGTGTCCACCACGGCGATCGCGGTCGAGAACACGCACAACTTCGGCGGCGGTACGGTCCAGCCGCCGGACCAGGTGCGCGCGGTGCAGGACTTCGCCCGCGAGCACGGCATCGGCCTGCACCTGGACGGCGCCCGGCTGTGGAACGCCCACGTCGCGTCGGGCACCCCGTTCCGGGAGCTCGCCGGCGGGTTCGACACCGTGTCCGTCTGCCTGTCGAAGGGCCTCGGTGCCCCGGTCGGGTCGGTGCTCGTCAGCACGGCGGAACGCATCGCCGCCGCCCGGATCTGGCGGAAGCGGTACGGCGGCGGCATGCGCCAGACCGGCATCCTGGCCGCCGGTGCCCGGTACGCCCTGCGCTCGCACGTCGACCGCATGGCAGAGGACCACGCGAACGCCCGGGTGATCGCGGCGGCGCTCGACGTCGACCCGGCGACGGTCGACACGAACATCGTCTTCGCCGAGGTGTCCGACCCGGCGGCGTTCGTCGCCGCGGCGGCCGACGCCGGCGTCCGGGTGATGCAGCTCGGGCGGACGACGGTCCGACTCGTGACGCACCTCGACGTCTCGGCCGCGGACGCCGAGCACGCGGCCCGGGTGCTCGCGACGCTGCCCCGCTGA
- a CDS encoding ATP-binding cassette domain-containing protein, whose product MAGAGISVRDFVMRFGDRNVVDGLTFDIAPGETFGLLGSNGSGKTTTIRALLGITAPTAGTLTIDGEPYRPATGGIGYLPEERGLYRKETVIDVMTYFAALRGTPRGPATRWSTEYLERVGLADKAKVRIDKLSGGQQQKVQLGITIMDRPRLLILDEPTKGLDPVNRRLLLDLVDERKADGATVILVTHHMDEVERLCDRILLLKDGVAAAYGTIPEVQDAFGGAVAKVALSGPVPRSERYRLARHEGHVAYLVPTAAATPDGSDILAELVSAGVHVTGFEMRRIPLDEIFVQLYGHDADADAARTVVGAGR is encoded by the coding sequence GTGGCCGGAGCAGGCATCAGCGTCCGCGACTTCGTCATGCGCTTCGGGGACCGGAACGTCGTCGACGGCCTGACGTTCGACATCGCGCCCGGCGAGACCTTCGGCCTGCTCGGCAGCAACGGCTCCGGCAAGACCACGACGATCCGCGCGCTGCTCGGCATCACCGCGCCGACCGCCGGCACCCTGACGATCGACGGCGAACCGTACCGACCCGCCACCGGTGGGATCGGCTACCTGCCGGAGGAGCGCGGGCTCTACCGGAAGGAGACCGTCATCGACGTCATGACGTACTTCGCGGCCCTGCGCGGGACGCCCCGGGGCCCGGCGACACGGTGGTCGACGGAGTACCTGGAGCGCGTCGGCCTGGCGGACAAGGCGAAGGTCCGGATCGACAAGCTCTCGGGCGGACAGCAGCAGAAGGTGCAGCTCGGCATCACGATCATGGACCGGCCGCGCCTGCTGATCCTCGACGAACCGACGAAGGGCCTCGACCCGGTGAACCGGCGGCTGCTCCTCGACCTGGTCGACGAGCGGAAGGCGGACGGCGCGACCGTCATCCTCGTCACCCACCACATGGACGAGGTCGAACGGCTCTGCGACCGGATCCTGCTCCTCAAGGACGGGGTGGCCGCCGCGTACGGCACGATCCCGGAGGTGCAGGACGCGTTCGGCGGCGCGGTCGCGAAGGTCGCCCTGAGCGGGCCGGTCCCCCGGTCCGAGCGGTACCGGCTCGCCCGGCACGAGGGGCACGTCGCCTACCTGGTCCCCACCGCGGCGGCGACACCGGACGGGTCGGACATCCTCGCCGAACTCGTGTCCGCCGGCGTCCACGTCACCGGGTTCGAGATGCGCCGGATCCCCCTCGACGAGATCTTCGTGCAGCTGTACGGGCACGACGCCGACGCGGACGCCGCCCGCACCGTGGTCGGAGCCGGACGATGA
- a CDS encoding ABC transporter permease, with protein sequence MSRLGTVVRFEFVRAVKKPAFWIGTLALPLVVIVVSLLVGVGQAAGTDSAISSGSAARTPFHYVDRSGLVSQKVAAKWGGSPSTDPAADRAAVRAGHLDAFIAFPATPSTTPVTVLGADRGLFANIGYSALAERVLEQSVAAQVDDAEAVHILRSPPQATVTTYADGRVAPGWLSIVPPLLYVAAFFGLVILLAARMVTVVVEEKENRISEMILTTVTAGTLIRGKVIAMLLVGLVQVGVFLVPGLLSLAVVLPLVAGRVGSFALDPWRMVAGALLLVGGVLLASALFVAVGASVPTIKDASTLQSAALFAVIIPLYAAFFVMTTPSSPIAAFFTYFPTFTPVTAMVRNAVGSLSVVETIACIVEVFVVAGVLLWFAEYLFRHSVAQYGSKVSLKQIAGWRRSKALPRSR encoded by the coding sequence ATGAGCCGACTGGGAACCGTCGTCCGGTTCGAGTTCGTCCGCGCCGTCAAGAAGCCCGCGTTCTGGATCGGGACCCTGGCCCTGCCGCTGGTCGTCATCGTCGTGTCGCTGCTCGTCGGGGTCGGCCAGGCCGCCGGCACCGACTCCGCGATCTCGAGCGGGTCGGCCGCGCGGACGCCGTTCCACTACGTCGACCGCTCCGGGCTGGTGTCCCAGAAGGTGGCAGCGAAGTGGGGCGGGTCCCCCTCGACCGACCCCGCAGCGGACCGTGCGGCGGTCCGTGCCGGTCACCTCGACGCCTTCATCGCGTTCCCCGCGACGCCGTCCACGACCCCCGTCACGGTGCTCGGTGCGGACCGCGGGCTGTTCGCCAACATCGGGTACTCGGCCCTGGCGGAACGCGTGCTGGAGCAGAGCGTCGCGGCGCAGGTGGACGACGCCGAGGCGGTGCACATCCTGCGATCCCCACCGCAGGCGACGGTCACCACCTACGCCGACGGCCGGGTCGCGCCGGGCTGGCTGTCGATCGTGCCGCCGCTGCTCTACGTCGCCGCGTTCTTCGGGCTCGTGATCCTGCTCGCCGCCCGGATGGTCACCGTCGTGGTCGAGGAGAAGGAGAACCGCATCTCCGAGATGATCCTGACCACCGTCACGGCGGGCACCCTGATCCGCGGTAAGGTCATCGCGATGCTGCTGGTCGGGCTCGTCCAGGTCGGTGTGTTCCTGGTGCCCGGTCTGCTCTCGCTCGCCGTGGTGCTGCCGCTGGTCGCCGGACGGGTGGGCTCGTTCGCACTCGACCCGTGGCGGATGGTGGCCGGAGCACTGCTGCTGGTCGGCGGGGTGCTGCTGGCCTCGGCGTTGTTCGTGGCGGTCGGTGCCTCGGTGCCGACGATCAAGGACGCCTCGACGCTGCAGTCGGCGGCGCTGTTCGCGGTGATCATCCCGCTCTACGCCGCCTTCTTCGTCATGACGACGCCGTCCTCGCCGATCGCCGCGTTCTTCACGTACTTCCCGACGTTCACGCCGGTGACCGCGATGGTGCGGAACGCGGTGGGGTCGCTGTCGGTGGTCGAGACGATCGCGTGCATCGTCGAGGTGTTCGTGGTCGCGGGCGTGCTGCTCTGGTTCGCGGAGTACCTGTTCCGGCACTCGGTCGCCCAGTACGGGTCGAAGGTGAGCCTGAAGCAGATCGCCGGGTGGCGGCGGTCGAAGGCGCTGCCGCGCTCGCGCTGA
- the pnuC gene encoding nicotinamide riboside transporter PnuC, which produces MGIVRWLFDAQLVIGDQTVLWREVIGNVFGLLSALGGMRRKVWAWPVGIAGNALLFTVFMGALFDTPNPVNLLGQAGRQVMFILVSVYGWYRWTHRADEATTVLEPKWASWRARALLVVALVGGTAVLTPVFRALGSYEPVWSDAWIFVGSLLATYGMAKGWVEFWLIWVAVDLVGVPLLFSAGYYASGLMYVVYGAFTLAGFFVWMVQGRKPAAAPVTVG; this is translated from the coding sequence ATGGGCATCGTGCGGTGGTTGTTCGACGCGCAGCTCGTCATCGGCGACCAGACGGTGCTCTGGCGCGAGGTGATCGGCAACGTCTTCGGGCTGCTCAGCGCCCTGGGCGGGATGCGCCGCAAGGTGTGGGCGTGGCCGGTCGGCATCGCGGGCAACGCGCTCCTCTTCACGGTCTTCATGGGGGCGCTCTTCGACACCCCGAACCCCGTCAACCTGCTCGGACAGGCCGGACGACAGGTCATGTTCATCCTGGTCAGCGTCTACGGCTGGTACCGCTGGACGCACCGCGCGGACGAGGCGACCACCGTGCTCGAGCCGAAGTGGGCCTCCTGGCGGGCACGTGCGCTGCTCGTCGTCGCCCTGGTCGGCGGCACCGCGGTCCTGACGCCGGTGTTCCGTGCGCTCGGCTCGTACGAGCCGGTGTGGAGCGACGCCTGGATCTTCGTCGGGTCGCTCCTGGCCACCTACGGCATGGCGAAGGGGTGGGTCGAGTTCTGGCTGATCTGGGTCGCGGTCGACCTGGTCGGTGTGCCGCTGCTGTTCTCGGCCGGCTACTACGCCTCCGGGCTGATGTACGTCGTCTACGGCGCCTTCACCCTGGCCGGGTTCTTCGTCTGGATGGTCCAGGGGCGGAAGCCCGCGGCGGCGCCGGTCACCGTCGGCTGA
- a CDS encoding alternate-type signal peptide domain-containing protein encodes MHKIVTGAIAGAAGVALLLGGAGSFALWNASASSAASAVSAGTLSLTANNDGVWTDITNGRSATINPASVLMVPGNTYQFTQTLTVGATGQDLKANLTYAQQSITGDQALIAATTKTLAVTSTSASVVPASGTANTFVVSPSTATSTVKVVFTIALPSSATTGQGGTVNVGALAFTLTQTAIGS; translated from the coding sequence ATGCACAAGATCGTCACCGGAGCCATCGCCGGCGCAGCAGGCGTCGCCCTCCTCCTCGGCGGGGCCGGGTCCTTCGCGCTCTGGAACGCGAGCGCCAGCAGCGCGGCCTCGGCCGTCAGCGCCGGCACGCTGAGCCTCACCGCGAACAACGACGGTGTCTGGACCGACATCACGAACGGCCGCTCCGCCACGATCAACCCGGCGTCCGTCCTGATGGTCCCCGGCAACACGTACCAGTTCACGCAGACCCTCACCGTCGGTGCGACGGGTCAGGACCTCAAGGCGAACCTGACCTACGCGCAGCAGAGCATCACCGGCGACCAGGCACTCATCGCCGCGACGACGAAGACCCTCGCGGTGACGTCTACCAGCGCCTCGGTCGTCCCGGCCAGCGGCACCGCCAACACGTTCGTCGTGTCCCCGTCGACCGCGACCTCGACCGTCAAGGTCGTCTTCACCATCGCCCTGCCGTCCTCGGCGACCACCGGGCAGGGCGGCACCGTCAACGTCGGCGCACTCGCCTTCACCCTGACGCAGACCGCCATCGGGTCCTGA
- a CDS encoding TasA family protein, producing the protein MSASTTASGRHRAPRRNRWLGPTVLALVVAVVVAVVTALLGTSSTYALWNQAASTSSSTVRSGTATLTVSQLTMSGAPLAPGAASTGTFTVTNTGTVPLSTRVVTTSARVTGTSTASTTVLGEVTLRYSVVTSTSACRAGTAGTSGRVAAFDSGTDSGSVPAGGRRIGCVEMDLDTDAPQSVAGAGVAVTLTVTGTQVAS; encoded by the coding sequence ATGAGCGCCAGCACGACGGCCTCGGGACGCCACCGCGCGCCCCGACGGAACCGCTGGCTGGGGCCCACCGTGCTCGCCCTCGTCGTGGCGGTCGTCGTCGCCGTCGTCACCGCACTGCTCGGCACCAGCAGCACCTACGCCCTCTGGAACCAGGCCGCGAGCACCTCGTCCTCGACCGTCCGCTCGGGCACCGCCACCCTCACGGTCAGCCAGCTGACGATGAGCGGCGCTCCCCTGGCACCCGGAGCGGCGAGCACCGGCACCTTCACCGTCACGAACACCGGCACCGTGCCGCTGAGCACCCGGGTCGTCACGACGTCCGCGCGGGTCACCGGCACCAGCACCGCGAGCACCACCGTGCTCGGCGAGGTCACCCTGCGCTACTCGGTCGTCACGTCGACCAGCGCGTGCCGTGCGGGCACCGCCGGCACCTCCGGCCGGGTCGCCGCGTTCGACTCGGGCACCGACAGCGGCAGTGTCCCGGCCGGCGGTCGGCGGATCGGCTGCGTCGAGATGGACCTCGACACCGACGCACCGCAGAGCGTGGCCGGAGCCGGGGTGGCCGTGACCCTCACGGTGACCGGGACGCAGGTGGCCTCGTGA
- a CDS encoding signal peptidase I, producing the protein MSAHLAGRRTGGPDQRRHPARPSQGRAPRTGSRSRRAGTQPADRSALVSVLRAVGFGLSTGLVLLVAALAVVLIVIPKATGSMPLTVLTQSMEPTLPPGTLVVVRPVATDRIEVGDVVTYQITSGQAAVVTHRVVAVSSSSDGGRTFTTKGDNNAVADSRPVLPAQIRGTVWYSLPEIGTVNQFVNGSRSWLIPTAAALLLGYAAVMITLGVASTVRRRRTARRAPAEAGRTTGRHRQRTTTDAP; encoded by the coding sequence GTGAGCGCCCACCTCGCGGGGCGTCGGACCGGAGGCCCGGACCAGCGCCGCCACCCGGCCCGCCCCTCGCAGGGACGTGCGCCGCGCACCGGCTCGCGGAGCCGCCGAGCCGGGACACAGCCAGCCGACCGCAGCGCGCTGGTCTCGGTGCTCCGCGCCGTCGGCTTCGGGCTGAGCACCGGTCTGGTGCTGCTCGTCGCCGCGCTCGCCGTCGTCCTGATCGTCATCCCGAAGGCCACCGGGTCGATGCCGCTGACGGTGCTCACCCAGTCGATGGAGCCGACCCTGCCGCCGGGCACCCTCGTCGTCGTCCGGCCGGTCGCCACGGACCGGATCGAGGTCGGTGACGTCGTCACGTACCAGATCACCTCCGGCCAGGCAGCCGTGGTCACGCACCGGGTCGTCGCCGTGAGCTCGTCGTCGGACGGTGGCCGGACGTTCACCACCAAGGGCGACAACAACGCCGTGGCCGACAGCCGACCGGTCCTGCCCGCACAGATCCGCGGGACCGTCTGGTACAGCCTGCCGGAGATCGGGACGGTCAACCAGTTCGTGAACGGGTCCCGGTCGTGGCTGATCCCGACCGCGGCAGCGCTCCTGCTCGGCTACGCGGCGGTGATGATCACCCTGGGCGTCGCGTCGACGGTCCGTCGCCGCCGGACCGCTCGACGTGCGCCGGCCGAGGCGGGCCGCACGACCGGTCGACATCGGCAGCGGACGACCACCGACGCGCCCTGA
- a CDS encoding alternate-type signal peptide domain-containing protein, translating to MHKIVTGTIASAAGVALLLGGAGSFALWNASASSAAAAVSSGTLTLTANRDGAWTDLTNGRSNPIDPASVLMVPGNTYRFTQTLVVGATGDDLSATLTYAPQSITGDADLLAATQKTLDVSSSTAALTKTADPTVFTVTPSAATSTVLVTFTITLPQSATTGQGGTVDVGALAFTLTQTPIGSTGS from the coding sequence ATGCACAAGATCGTGACCGGCACCATCGCGAGTGCCGCGGGTGTCGCCCTGCTCCTCGGTGGTGCAGGCTCCTTCGCCCTCTGGAACGCAAGCGCCAGCAGCGCCGCCGCGGCCGTGAGCTCCGGCACCCTGACCCTGACGGCGAACCGCGACGGCGCCTGGACCGACCTCACCAACGGCCGCTCGAACCCGATCGACCCCGCATCGGTGCTCATGGTGCCGGGCAACACGTACCGGTTCACGCAGACCCTCGTGGTCGGGGCGACCGGCGACGACCTCAGCGCGACGCTCACCTACGCGCCGCAGAGCATCACCGGCGACGCCGACCTGCTCGCGGCGACCCAGAAGACCCTCGACGTCTCGTCGTCCACCGCCGCCCTGACGAAGACCGCCGATCCGACGGTCTTCACCGTCACGCCCTCGGCCGCGACGTCGACCGTCCTCGTGACGTTCACGATCACCCTGCCGCAGTCCGCGACGACCGGGCAGGGCGGCACGGTCGACGTCGGTGCCCTCGCGTTCACGCTGACGCAGACCCCCATCGGCTCGACGGGTTCCTGA
- a CDS encoding TasA family protein, translated as MTRTTPTTGRHRAPRRLRWAWPVGLGLVLAVATAVVGSGSTYALWNGTASTQASIVRSGTATLVVSPLTAMYATPLAPGRSTTGSFSVRNSGTVPLGIRMQTTTLHVAYASVPDSAVLDELTLRLAPVGRAADCRAGLGGYAARPAAFDTGSGYYTLPVGASATGCFEMVLDADAPQKVSGAVTDFTVTITGTQVAP; from the coding sequence ATGACCCGGACCACGCCGACGACGGGACGCCACCGCGCGCCCCGTCGTCTGCGCTGGGCCTGGCCGGTCGGCCTCGGGCTCGTGCTCGCCGTCGCCACCGCGGTGGTCGGCAGTGGCAGCACGTACGCGCTCTGGAACGGCACCGCATCCACGCAGGCGTCCATCGTCCGGTCCGGGACGGCGACGCTCGTCGTCAGTCCCCTCACGGCGATGTACGCGACGCCGCTGGCGCCGGGACGGAGCACGACGGGGTCCTTCTCGGTCCGGAACAGCGGCACGGTACCGCTCGGCATCCGGATGCAGACGACCACACTGCACGTCGCGTACGCCTCGGTGCCGGACAGCGCGGTCCTCGACGAACTGACCCTCCGCCTGGCACCCGTCGGCCGGGCTGCGGACTGCCGTGCCGGGCTCGGGGGCTACGCCGCCCGACCAGCCGCGTTCGACACCGGCAGCGGGTACTACACGCTCCCCGTCGGGGCCTCGGCCACCGGGTGCTTCGAGATGGTGCTCGACGCCGACGCACCGCAGAAGGTGTCCGGCGCGGTCACCGACTTCACCGTCACGATCACCGGGACGCAGGTGGCACCGTGA
- a CDS encoding signal peptidase I, with protein sequence MTTLTSGPSMRRRPGGSPRARHAARPAAPPVRNGALAVLRAVGVGLTTGLVLLVAGLAVVLVALPKATGSVPLSVLTQSMEPTLPPGTLVVVRPVAPEDVRIGDVVTYQLESGRPEVVTHRVVAIRSSSDGTRQFVFRGDANDAVDAEPVIPAQIRGALWYSLPWLGTVNQVVNGSRPWLLPVLAGLLLAYGVVMIVTGTVSTVRRRRRRARRRERGVDHTRRRPQQQVGTASHVG encoded by the coding sequence ATGACCACGCTGACCTCGGGCCCGTCGATGCGACGCCGGCCGGGAGGCTCGCCCCGCGCCCGCCACGCAGCCCGCCCGGCCGCCCCACCGGTCCGGAACGGCGCACTCGCGGTCCTCCGTGCGGTCGGTGTCGGGCTCACGACGGGCCTGGTGCTCCTGGTCGCCGGCCTCGCGGTCGTCCTCGTCGCCCTGCCGAAGGCCACCGGGTCCGTCCCGCTCTCCGTGCTCACGCAGTCGATGGAGCCGACCCTGCCGCCCGGCACCCTCGTGGTCGTCCGACCCGTCGCGCCCGAGGACGTCCGGATCGGGGACGTCGTCACCTACCAACTCGAGTCCGGCCGCCCCGAGGTCGTCACGCACCGCGTCGTCGCGATCAGGTCCTCGTCCGACGGCACCCGGCAGTTCGTCTTCCGTGGCGACGCGAACGACGCGGTCGACGCCGAGCCCGTCATCCCCGCCCAGATCCGTGGTGCCCTCTGGTACAGCCTGCCGTGGCTCGGGACCGTCAACCAGGTGGTGAACGGGTCGCGGCCCTGGCTCCTGCCGGTGCTCGCCGGACTGCTCCTGGCGTACGGAGTGGTGATGATCGTCACCGGCACGGTGTCGACGGTGCGCCGTCGACGTCGCCGCGCTCGTCGTCGCGAGCGTGGTGTGGACCACACCCGGCGACGTCCTCAGCAGCAGGTGGGCACGGCCTCCCACGTCGGGTGA
- a CDS encoding cryptochrome/photolyase family protein, with translation MTDSAPAAVRRRLLLPGQYGPAFDDGGPVVVVEAREFFTARPVHRTKAHLWLSALRHRVRDLGDRAEHVRVDHLRDALVGQDDLEVIDPPSRVQRGQVRHWGHGTTILPSRGFVTDEDEFAGWAAERGGRFLMEAHYERVRRREGWLMANDAPLGGAFSLDAQNRQPPPRGATTLGLPDPWWPTEDEVDDEVRADLDRWERDGLVQFVGRDDRRRFAVTPDEAQAALDDFVAVRLGDFGPYEDAVLTNDWTMAHSLLSVPLNLGVLDPRQAIDAALAAHASGAAPLASVEGFVRQVAGWRDYVWHLYWWLGDDYGADVEALGARPPAAARPPSGAGPAHPAGTGLPAWWRELDATEVDAVCLTVALDGVRDHGWLHHIQRLMVLGNWALQRGYDPLELTEWFTDVFVDGTDWVMPANVIGMSQHADGGVVATKPYAAGGRYIDRMTDHCGGCRFDPTTRLGEDACPFTAGYWAFLERAEPALRRNPRMHRPLQQMRAMPDLAAVVAQEAARQTP, from the coding sequence GTGACCGACTCCGCCCCCGCAGCCGTGCGGCGGCGCCTGCTGCTCCCCGGCCAGTACGGCCCGGCGTTCGACGACGGCGGACCGGTGGTGGTCGTCGAGGCCCGCGAGTTCTTCACCGCACGCCCGGTGCACCGGACGAAGGCGCACCTCTGGCTCAGCGCGCTGCGACACCGGGTGCGGGACCTGGGCGACCGCGCCGAGCACGTCCGGGTCGACCACCTGCGGGACGCCCTGGTCGGGCAGGACGACCTGGAGGTCATCGACCCGCCGTCCCGGGTGCAGCGCGGCCAGGTCCGGCACTGGGGACACGGCACCACGATCCTGCCGAGCCGCGGGTTCGTCACCGACGAGGACGAGTTCGCCGGCTGGGCCGCCGAACGGGGTGGGCGGTTCCTGATGGAGGCGCACTACGAACGGGTCCGGCGACGCGAGGGCTGGCTGATGGCGAACGACGCCCCGCTCGGTGGCGCGTTCAGCCTCGACGCACAGAACCGGCAGCCACCGCCCCGGGGCGCGACCACCCTCGGGCTGCCCGACCCCTGGTGGCCGACCGAGGACGAGGTCGACGACGAGGTCCGGGCCGACCTCGACCGGTGGGAGCGCGACGGCCTCGTGCAGTTCGTCGGACGGGACGACCGGCGGCGCTTCGCGGTGACGCCCGACGAGGCCCAGGCAGCGCTCGACGACTTCGTCGCGGTACGGCTCGGCGACTTCGGGCCGTACGAGGACGCCGTGCTGACGAACGACTGGACGATGGCGCACTCGCTGCTCAGCGTGCCGCTCAACCTCGGCGTGCTCGACCCCCGGCAGGCGATCGACGCGGCGTTGGCGGCCCACGCCTCGGGAGCGGCGCCGCTCGCCAGCGTCGAGGGGTTCGTGCGGCAGGTCGCCGGGTGGCGGGACTACGTCTGGCACCTCTACTGGTGGCTCGGGGACGACTACGGGGCGGACGTCGAAGCGCTCGGGGCGCGGCCACCTGCCGCAGCGCGACCACCTTCCGGAGCCGGACCGGCGCACCCGGCGGGGACGGGCCTCCCGGCCTGGTGGCGGGAGCTGGACGCGACGGAGGTCGACGCGGTCTGCCTGACCGTCGCCCTCGACGGGGTCCGCGACCACGGCTGGCTGCACCACATCCAGCGGCTCATGGTCCTCGGCAACTGGGCGCTGCAGCGGGGGTACGACCCGCTCGAACTGACCGAGTGGTTCACCGACGTCTTCGTCGACGGCACCGACTGGGTGATGCCCGCGAACGTCATCGGGATGTCGCAGCACGCCGACGGCGGCGTGGTCGCGACGAAGCCGTACGCGGCCGGCGGACGGTACATCGACCGGATGACGGACCACTGCGGCGGCTGCCGGTTCGACCCGACCACGCGCCTGGGCGAGGACGCCTGCCCGTTCACCGCCGGGTACTGGGCGTTCCTGGAACGCGCGGAACCGGCGCTCCGGCGGAACCCGCGGATGCACCGGCCGTTGCAGCAGATGCGGGCGATGCCGGACCTGGCGGCCGTCGTCGCGCAGGAGGCCGCCCGGCAGACGCCGTGA
- a CDS encoding glycosyltransferase: protein MNSVMSVAAVLTTHNSGSFITAMLESILQQTVLPDELVISDDASTDGTADRVRAFVDANAQRLRGVQVQVLEGTERLGVAGNYGRALRAASAELVAIGDHDDLWEPRHIEVMRDCFMEEPDLQVVASNAIVVDGAGAELGLTIHDYIGITPTERAQLCGSEPYRALVRRPLMTGPTMMVRRRTAVASLPIDEGFFQDEWLAFACAAVGRARLLPDVLTRYRQHASNTLGVAIRGPFGAKVDKIAALTRSRRRANRDGVARAERRLRGLERMGPAVSPRVLAHVRADLAHERWRCALPRLRVARVPAVLGAARAGRYGEFDQGLRDALRDVLAARH, encoded by the coding sequence ATGAATTCTGTCATGTCGGTCGCCGCGGTGCTCACCACGCACAACAGTGGTTCGTTCATCACGGCGATGCTCGAGTCGATCCTGCAGCAGACCGTTCTCCCGGACGAGCTCGTGATCAGCGACGACGCTTCCACCGACGGGACGGCCGATCGTGTCCGAGCGTTCGTCGATGCCAACGCGCAGCGGCTGCGCGGGGTCCAGGTACAGGTGCTGGAGGGGACCGAGCGCCTGGGTGTGGCCGGCAACTACGGCCGAGCGCTGCGAGCCGCCAGCGCCGAGCTGGTGGCGATCGGCGACCACGACGACCTGTGGGAGCCTCGGCACATCGAGGTGATGCGGGACTGCTTCATGGAGGAACCCGATCTGCAGGTCGTCGCGAGCAACGCGATCGTGGTGGACGGAGCCGGGGCAGAGCTCGGTCTGACGATCCACGACTACATCGGCATCACGCCGACGGAGCGCGCCCAACTGTGTGGGTCCGAGCCGTACCGAGCCCTGGTCCGGCGCCCGCTGATGACCGGGCCGACCATGATGGTCCGTCGTCGCACGGCGGTGGCGAGTCTCCCCATCGACGAGGGCTTCTTCCAGGACGAGTGGCTCGCGTTCGCCTGCGCGGCCGTCGGCCGGGCACGGCTCCTCCCCGATGTCCTGACCCGGTACCGGCAGCATGCATCGAACACCCTCGGGGTTGCGATCCGCGGCCCGTTCGGCGCCAAGGTGGACAAGATCGCGGCGCTCACCCGTTCTCGCCGGCGGGCGAACCGCGACGGCGTTGCGCGTGCTGAGCGGCGACTCCGCGGGCTCGAGCGCATGGGCCCCGCCGTGTCACCCCGCGTCCTCGCGCACGTCCGCGCGGACCTCGCTCACGAACGGTGGAGATGCGCGCTCCCGCGCCTCCGGGTCGCTCGTGTGCCTGCGGTGCTCGGTGCAGCCCGCGCCGGTCGGTACGGGGAGTTCGACCAGGGTCTGCGCGACGCACTTCGTGACGTCCTCGCGGCCCGGCACTGA